In Saccharothrix violaceirubra, the following are encoded in one genomic region:
- a CDS encoding rhamnosyltransferase WsaF family glycosyltransferase: MSIARSFQRRAHQVSQIVREQGVRTLGARALQNAARRFGADSEVFPVRLADVRAADVSVRKPVVVPPIPADGKLTVNWISTPPAPGSGGHTTMFRLIRHLESLGHTCRLYLYDVYGSRAVDHEPTVRAAYPDFRGPVLDVTEGMADAHAVFASAWMTCYPAFNDPAKGKRFYLVQDYEPWFFPVGGLSALAENTYKMGFHGFTAGRFLTEKLREETGMAADWFDFGCDVDRYRLHERTRRDGVVFYARRLAPRRAIEIGLLALEIFAERHPDVTIHTYGEKIGSIGPRHVDHGLVTPDRLNEIYNRSYAGLSLSMTNVSLVPHEMLAAGCVPVVNDAHHNRVVLDNEHVVYAPATPHDLARALSKVVTTPDFDALARTASASVAGRSWDAAGHELEKVLRRELLA, from the coding sequence GTGAGTATTGCCCGGTCGTTCCAGCGACGCGCGCACCAGGTGTCGCAGATCGTGCGGGAACAGGGTGTGCGCACGCTCGGCGCGCGCGCCCTCCAGAACGCCGCGCGCCGGTTCGGCGCCGATTCCGAGGTCTTCCCGGTGCGCCTGGCCGACGTGCGCGCCGCCGACGTGTCCGTGCGCAAGCCGGTCGTGGTCCCGCCGATCCCCGCGGACGGGAAGCTGACCGTCAACTGGATCAGCACGCCGCCCGCGCCCGGCTCCGGCGGCCACACCACGATGTTCCGGCTCATCCGGCACCTGGAGTCGCTGGGCCACACCTGCCGGCTGTACCTGTACGACGTCTACGGCAGCCGTGCGGTCGACCATGAGCCCACGGTGCGCGCCGCGTACCCGGACTTCCGCGGCCCGGTGCTCGACGTGACCGAGGGCATGGCCGACGCGCACGCCGTGTTCGCGTCGGCGTGGATGACCTGCTACCCGGCGTTCAACGACCCGGCCAAGGGCAAGCGGTTCTACCTCGTGCAGGACTACGAGCCGTGGTTCTTCCCGGTCGGCGGCCTGTCCGCGCTGGCCGAGAACACCTACAAGATGGGCTTCCACGGGTTCACCGCCGGCCGCTTCCTCACCGAGAAGCTGCGCGAGGAGACCGGCATGGCGGCCGACTGGTTCGACTTCGGCTGCGACGTCGACCGCTACCGGCTGCACGAGCGCACACGTCGCGACGGCGTGGTGTTCTACGCGCGCAGGCTCGCACCGCGGCGGGCGATCGAGATCGGCCTGCTGGCGTTGGAGATCTTCGCCGAACGGCACCCGGACGTGACGATCCACACCTACGGCGAGAAGATCGGCTCGATCGGGCCGCGGCACGTCGACCACGGTCTCGTCACGCCCGACCGGCTCAACGAGATCTACAACCGGTCCTACGCCGGGTTGTCGCTGTCCATGACGAACGTCTCCCTGGTGCCGCACGAAATGCTCGCGGCCGGGTGCGTGCCCGTGGTCAACGACGCGCACCACAACCGCGTGGTGCTGGACAACGAGCACGTGGTGTACGCGCCCGCGACGCCGCACGACCTGGCCCGCGCCCTGTCGAAGGTCGTCACCACGCCGGACTTCGACGCGCTCGCCCGCACCGCGTCGGCGAGCGTGGCCGGCCGGTCCTGGGACGCGGCCGGCCACGAGCTGGAGAAGGTGCTGCGGCGGGAACTGCTCGCCTGA
- a CDS encoding lipopolysaccharide biosynthesis protein — MTTLEGKVTSAIRWSAINSLLQRVGQVGVGVLLARLIAPEQFGVFAVALVVLNIVLSVSEMGVSVALVRTERPVAELAPTVTTLSIASGVLLTAVCVIGAPFFADFMDTPQATGVIQLMSTALIIAGVSAVPGALLQREFRQDHKFAADTTAFVLGTATVIVLALLGFGAWSLAWSRIVTNLAAAVVMFAYTKERYRPGFSPRLAREALSFGLPLAGASLLVLGVMNVDYIVVGSILGTVPLAFYAQAFNLANWPVGAFSQPVRSVSLATFSQVRDDQELFQRTFARALGLLALVTVPACVLLAALADPIVRVVYGERWAPAAAALALLVLLGAFRVALELGYDLLASVGRSKAILVIHVIWLVALVPLLALGAHLDGIRGVAAAQSVVVLVFIVPAYLIAFRPYGLRAGALGLAVARPAVGGVVMVAVAVGVQWLVADSLMRLILGGALSLAAYAAVVFPLRHEVLGLLRRSKA, encoded by the coding sequence GTGACGACCCTCGAGGGCAAGGTCACCTCGGCCATCCGCTGGAGCGCGATCAACAGCCTGCTGCAACGGGTGGGCCAGGTCGGCGTCGGCGTGCTGCTGGCCCGGCTGATCGCGCCGGAGCAGTTCGGCGTGTTCGCGGTGGCGCTCGTCGTGCTCAACATCGTGCTCAGCGTCAGCGAGATGGGCGTGAGCGTGGCGCTGGTGCGCACCGAACGCCCGGTCGCGGAGCTGGCGCCCACGGTCACCACGCTGTCGATCGCGTCGGGCGTGCTGCTCACCGCCGTGTGCGTCATCGGCGCACCGTTCTTCGCCGACTTCATGGACACGCCGCAGGCCACGGGCGTGATCCAGCTCATGTCCACCGCGTTGATCATCGCGGGCGTGTCCGCCGTGCCGGGCGCGCTGTTGCAGCGCGAGTTCCGGCAGGACCACAAGTTCGCGGCCGACACGACGGCGTTCGTGCTCGGCACGGCGACCGTGATCGTGTTGGCGCTGCTGGGTTTCGGCGCGTGGAGCCTGGCGTGGTCCCGGATCGTGACGAACCTCGCCGCCGCCGTGGTGATGTTCGCCTACACCAAGGAGCGCTACCGGCCGGGGTTCAGCCCGCGGCTGGCGCGCGAGGCGCTCTCGTTCGGCCTGCCGCTGGCCGGTGCCAGCCTGCTCGTGCTCGGCGTGATGAACGTCGACTACATCGTGGTCGGCTCGATCCTGGGCACGGTGCCGCTGGCGTTCTACGCACAGGCGTTCAACCTGGCCAACTGGCCCGTGGGGGCGTTCTCCCAACCGGTGCGCAGCGTGTCCCTGGCCACGTTCTCGCAGGTCCGCGACGACCAGGAGCTGTTCCAGCGGACGTTCGCCCGCGCGCTGGGACTCCTGGCGCTGGTGACCGTGCCCGCGTGCGTGCTGCTCGCCGCGCTGGCCGACCCGATCGTGCGCGTCGTGTACGGCGAACGCTGGGCGCCCGCCGCCGCCGCGCTGGCCCTGCTGGTGCTGCTCGGCGCGTTCCGGGTGGCACTGGAACTGGGGTACGACCTGCTGGCCAGCGTCGGCCGGTCCAAGGCCATCCTGGTCATCCACGTGATCTGGCTGGTGGCGCTCGTGCCGCTGCTCGCGCTGGGCGCGCACCTGGACGGCATCCGGGGCGTGGCCGCCGCGCAGAGCGTCGTCGTGCTGGTGTTCATCGTCCCCGCCTACCTGATCGCCTTCCGCCCGTACGGCCTGCGCGCCGGGGCGCTGGGCCTGGCCGTGGCCCGGCCCGCGGTCGGCGGCGTCGTGATGGTCGCGGTGGCGGTCGGCGTGCAGTGGCTGGTGGCCGATTCGCTGATGCGGCTGATACTGGGTGGAGCACTGTCGCTCGCCGCGTACGCCGCCGTCGTCTTCCCCCTGCGCCACGAGGTGCTGGGGCTGCTGCGAAGGAGCAAGGCGTGA
- a CDS encoding TolB family protein, producing MSLQVVMDLGSRRVVFAVIAIVLVVGAAVAYVTTVVRGASPAPVAAAGQVDLMFVELADGRSRVEQVKRAEPDARSGTDLTCQRVYQAAGTRVCLKLAGPGPTYAAEVTRDGAVVKTVPLPGIPSRAKVSASGQIVSWTSFVTGDSYSVPGGFSTRTGYFDLRSGAAVESLEHFAATVEGAPLTAQDVNYWGLTVANDDRTFYATLASGGYTWLVKGDLVEKKVTSLRKDAECPSLSPDGTKVAYKKRIGRLGPWDLAVLDLATGEERRLPGTAGVDDQATWLDADTVAFAAVPRDAKLAAIHTAPVDGSADAKVLIKDATSPSPV from the coding sequence ATGTCGTTACAGGTGGTGATGGACTTGGGCTCGCGACGCGTCGTGTTCGCCGTCATCGCCATCGTACTGGTCGTCGGGGCGGCCGTGGCTTACGTGACCACCGTCGTGCGTGGTGCTTCCCCCGCTCCGGTGGCGGCGGCCGGCCAGGTCGACCTGATGTTCGTCGAGCTGGCGGACGGTCGCAGCCGGGTCGAGCAGGTCAAGCGGGCCGAGCCGGACGCGCGCAGCGGCACCGACCTCACGTGCCAGCGGGTGTACCAGGCGGCCGGCACCCGCGTGTGCCTGAAGCTCGCCGGGCCCGGACCGACGTACGCGGCCGAGGTGACACGCGACGGAGCGGTAGTCAAGACCGTCCCACTTCCGGGTATCCCCAGTCGGGCTAAGGTCTCGGCCTCCGGTCAGATCGTGTCGTGGACGTCCTTCGTGACCGGGGACTCCTATTCCGTGCCCGGTGGGTTCTCCACCCGCACGGGGTACTTCGACCTGCGCAGCGGTGCGGCCGTCGAGTCGCTGGAGCACTTCGCGGCCACTGTGGAGGGTGCGCCGCTGACCGCCCAGGACGTCAACTACTGGGGCCTGACCGTCGCCAACGACGACCGCACCTTCTACGCCACCCTGGCCAGCGGCGGCTACACGTGGCTGGTGAAGGGCGACTTGGTGGAGAAGAAGGTCACGTCGCTGCGCAAGGACGCGGAGTGCCCGTCCCTGTCGCCCGACGGCACCAAGGTGGCCTACAAGAAGCGCATCGGTCGACTCGGCCCGTGGGACCTGGCCGTGCTGGACCTGGCCACGGGCGAGGAACGCCGGCTGCCGGGCACCGCGGGCGTCGACGACCAGGCCACCTGGCTGGACGCCGACACGGTCGCGTTCGCGGCCGTGCCCCGGGACGCCAAGCTGGCCGCGATCCACACCGCGCCGGTCGACGGGTCGGCCGACGCCAAGGTACTGATCAAGGACGCCACCTCGCCGTCGCCGGTGTAG
- a CDS encoding glycosyltransferase — MDHVILTRFNLPSVGAESIVRAREGWLTERVGLFERYCLPSVAAQTSRDFRWIIYFDPESPQWLKHRIAAHGDAYTPIFRTQVSRADLVADISALFEVKGDELITTNLDNDDGLAADFVERLQAQPRRIGRVAYYLGNGLVKSPEGLFAHVDKDNAFASLREGWADPITCWADWHNRLHRHAKVLSLGGEPGWLQVVHGGNVSNRTRGRLVSPAAYRSLFGDALDDVAEPDAGVLARDRFVGHPLRVARDSARYLAKTAAQRVLGPDGFEKAKQVIAARGR, encoded by the coding sequence ATGGACCACGTGATCTTGACGCGTTTCAACCTGCCGTCCGTCGGTGCGGAGAGCATCGTGCGGGCGCGGGAGGGGTGGTTGACCGAGCGCGTCGGGCTGTTCGAGCGGTACTGCCTGCCCTCGGTGGCGGCGCAGACGTCGCGCGACTTCCGGTGGATCATCTACTTCGACCCGGAGAGCCCGCAGTGGCTCAAGCACCGCATCGCCGCGCACGGCGACGCGTACACGCCGATCTTCCGCACGCAGGTCAGCCGGGCCGACCTGGTCGCCGACATCTCGGCGTTGTTCGAGGTCAAAGGCGACGAACTGATCACCACCAACCTCGACAACGACGACGGTCTGGCGGCCGACTTCGTCGAGCGGCTCCAGGCGCAGCCGCGCCGGATCGGCCGGGTCGCGTACTACCTGGGCAACGGGCTGGTGAAGAGCCCCGAGGGCCTGTTCGCGCACGTCGACAAGGACAACGCGTTCGCCTCCCTGCGCGAGGGCTGGGCCGACCCGATCACGTGCTGGGCCGACTGGCACAACCGGCTGCACCGGCACGCGAAGGTCCTGTCGTTGGGCGGCGAGCCCGGCTGGCTCCAGGTCGTGCACGGCGGCAACGTGAGCAATCGCACCCGGGGCCGGCTCGTGTCGCCGGCGGCCTACCGGTCGTTGTTCGGTGATGCTCTCGACGACGTGGCCGAGCCCGACGCCGGCGTCCTGGCGCGTGACCGGTTCGTGGGACATCCCTTGCGGGTGGCCCGTGACAGCGCCCGATACTTGGCCAAGACCGCCGCGCAACGCGTTCTGGGACCGGACGGTTTCGAAAAGGCCAAGCAGGTCATCGCCGCGCGCGGTCGGTGA
- a CDS encoding glycosyltransferase family 2 protein, whose translation MTEPSARPTVDVVIPCYNYARFLRACVNSVLDQPGVDVRVLIIDDTSTDDTPEVMAELTRDPRVEGRRHEVNQGHIATYNEGLLEWCKADYSVLLSADDLLAPGALARAVAVFEANPNVGMVYGRVVYYQDHDDLPSIVTPPAGVTVWSGVDWIRERCRTGQNVLSSPEAVVRTSVQQRVGGYRPDLPHAGDLEMWMRIAAVSDIGYVRGKPAAYYRVHQQSMFRTQFSSVFADLEQRQAVFDRFFAEHPDLPPILKALANRSIAKDALWRAVRAYDRDKVDEIPVDELVEFAKSVYGGTTRLPEYRALHRRRMLGARLCSRTQVFVGSHLVKRGRGLVGKQVWKWRGQ comes from the coding sequence GTGACTGAGCCCTCGGCACGACCCACGGTCGACGTCGTCATCCCCTGCTACAACTACGCCCGGTTCCTGCGCGCCTGTGTGAACAGCGTGCTGGACCAACCGGGCGTCGACGTGCGCGTGTTGATCATCGACGACACGTCGACGGACGACACCCCCGAGGTGATGGCGGAACTCACGCGCGACCCGCGCGTGGAGGGCAGACGGCACGAGGTCAACCAGGGGCACATCGCCACCTACAACGAGGGCCTGCTGGAGTGGTGCAAGGCCGACTACTCCGTGCTGCTGTCCGCGGACGACCTGTTGGCGCCCGGCGCCCTCGCGCGCGCCGTCGCGGTGTTCGAGGCCAACCCGAACGTGGGCATGGTCTACGGCCGGGTCGTCTACTACCAGGACCACGACGACCTGCCCTCGATCGTCACACCGCCGGCCGGCGTCACGGTCTGGTCCGGTGTGGACTGGATCCGGGAGCGCTGCCGCACCGGGCAGAACGTGCTGTCCTCGCCCGAGGCCGTGGTGCGCACGTCCGTGCAGCAGCGGGTCGGCGGCTACCGGCCCGACCTGCCGCACGCGGGCGACCTGGAGATGTGGATGCGGATCGCGGCGGTCTCGGACATCGGCTACGTGCGCGGCAAGCCCGCCGCGTACTACCGCGTCCACCAGCAGAGCATGTTCCGGACGCAGTTCTCGTCGGTGTTCGCCGACCTGGAGCAGCGCCAGGCCGTGTTCGACCGGTTCTTCGCCGAACACCCCGACCTGCCGCCGATCCTCAAGGCGCTGGCCAACCGGTCGATCGCCAAGGACGCGCTGTGGCGTGCCGTGCGCGCCTACGACCGGGACAAGGTCGACGAGATCCCGGTCGACGAGCTGGTCGAGTTCGCCAAGTCCGTCTACGGCGGCACGACCCGGCTGCCCGAGTACCGCGCGCTGCACCGGCGCCGGATGCTCGGCGCCCGGCTGTGCAGCCGCACGCAGGTGTTCGTGGGCTCGCACCTGGTCAAGCGCGGTCGCGGCCTGGTCGGCAAGCAGGTCTGGAAGTGGCGCGGCCAGTGA
- a CDS encoding YncE family protein: protein MVGQLRAVTGAVTLGAALLLVPTGTASAAPARVLGYVANNGGGVSVLDTSSNAIGATLTDSGGNSPYGVGVAFDGARGYVTNVRDNTLTIIDTPTNTIDATVQVGDGPAGVVVSPSGGFVYVSNYRAGTVSVVDAATATTTETIAVGANADGVALTPDGKKLYVAHDVAGPGTVTVVDTTTNTVVTDIATGNTPTAVAVTPDGRKLLVVNKFSDNVAVVDTASNAVVGTIPVSFVPHGVAISPDGSRAYVTNSENDSVSVLDVNGLKSLGVVAVGDRPISVALTPDGARAYVTNFTSGSVSIVDTAKLAVVGTVPVGVNPVGIAIHAVPAAPTKVVAGLPSSLVLRVNGMTVRGLNATLTESHTGRPVVGKQVTFLSVKGHPLCTAVTNSAGKAQCDATVRYLVGFSTLLRGYTAGFAGDLLHAAVSTHGFIRF from the coding sequence GTGGTCGGACAGTTGCGCGCGGTGACCGGCGCCGTCACGTTGGGAGCGGCCCTGCTGCTCGTGCCGACGGGTACGGCGTCCGCCGCGCCGGCCCGTGTCCTGGGCTATGTGGCGAACAACGGCGGCGGGGTGTCCGTGCTGGACACCTCCTCGAACGCGATCGGCGCCACTCTCACTGATTCGGGCGGCAATTCGCCTTACGGCGTGGGCGTCGCGTTCGACGGCGCGCGGGGCTACGTGACCAACGTGCGGGACAACACCCTCACCATCATCGACACGCCGACCAACACGATCGACGCGACCGTCCAGGTCGGCGACGGTCCGGCGGGTGTCGTGGTGTCGCCGTCCGGTGGTTTCGTGTACGTGAGCAACTACCGCGCGGGCACGGTGTCCGTGGTGGACGCGGCGACCGCGACCACCACCGAGACCATCGCGGTCGGCGCGAACGCCGACGGCGTGGCGTTGACGCCGGACGGCAAGAAGCTGTACGTGGCGCACGACGTGGCCGGTCCGGGCACGGTGACCGTCGTGGACACCACGACCAACACCGTCGTGACCGACATCGCGACCGGTAACACGCCCACGGCCGTGGCCGTGACGCCGGATGGTCGCAAGCTGTTGGTGGTCAACAAGTTCTCGGACAACGTGGCCGTCGTGGACACCGCGTCCAACGCGGTCGTCGGGACCATCCCGGTCAGCTTCGTGCCGCACGGCGTGGCCATCTCGCCGGACGGTTCGCGGGCCTACGTGACCAACAGCGAGAACGACTCGGTGTCCGTGCTCGACGTGAACGGCCTGAAGTCGCTGGGCGTCGTCGCCGTGGGCGACCGGCCGATCAGCGTGGCGTTGACGCCGGACGGTGCGCGGGCGTACGTGACGAACTTCACCAGCGGCTCGGTGTCGATCGTGGACACCGCGAAGCTCGCCGTCGTCGGCACGGTGCCGGTGGGCGTGAACCCGGTCGGCATCGCGATCCACGCCGTCCCGGCCGCGCCCACGAAGGTCGTGGCCGGTCTGCCGTCGTCGCTCGTGCTGCGGGTCAACGGGATGACCGTGCGCGGCCTCAACGCCACGCTGACCGAGTCGCACACCGGGCGTCCGGTGGTGGGCAAGCAGGTGACGTTCCTGTCGGTCAAGGGGCACCCGCTGTGCACCGCCGTCACGAACTCGGCGGGCAAGGCGCAGTGCGACGCGACCGTGCGGTACCTGGTCGGGTTCTCCACGCTGCTGCGCGGGTACACCGCGGGCTTCGCGGGCGACCTGTTGCACGCTGCGGTCTCGACCCACGGCTTCATCCGGTTCTGA